A single Methanocaldococcus bathoardescens DNA region contains:
- the aroE gene encoding shikimate dehydrogenase: protein MVDAKTKVIGLIGHPVEHSFSPIMHNAAFKDKGLNYVYVAFDVLPENLKYVIDGAKALGIVGFNVTIPHKIEIMKYLDEIDKDAQLIGAVNTIKIEDGKAIGYNTDGIGARMALEEEIGKVKDKNIVIYGAGGAGRAVAFELAKDNNIIIANRTIEKAENLAKEISEKLNKKFGEEVKFSGLDVDLDGVDIIINATPIGMYPNVDAEPIVKAENMREDMVVMDLIYNPLETVLLKEAKKVNAKTINGLGMLIYQGAVAFKIWTGVEPNIEVMKNAIIDKIINHSSHQADRYINTLILN, encoded by the coding sequence ATGGTAGATGCAAAAACCAAAGTTATTGGGTTGATTGGGCATCCTGTAGAGCATTCTTTCTCACCAATAATGCACAATGCAGCTTTTAAAGATAAAGGATTAAATTATGTTTATGTGGCTTTTGATGTCTTGCCAGAAAATTTAAAGTATGTGATAGATGGAGCTAAAGCCCTTGGGATAGTTGGGTTTAATGTAACAATTCCACACAAAATAGAGATTATGAAATATTTAGATGAGATAGATAAAGATGCTCAATTAATTGGGGCAGTAAATACAATAAAGATAGAGGATGGGAAAGCTATTGGCTATAATACAGACGGCATTGGGGCAAGAATGGCTTTAGAGGAAGAGATTGGAAAAGTTAAAGATAAAAATATAGTTATTTATGGAGCTGGTGGTGCAGGAAGAGCGGTAGCTTTTGAATTGGCAAAAGATAACAACATTATAATAGCTAATAGAACCATTGAAAAAGCTGAAAACTTAGCTAAAGAAATTTCTGAAAAATTAAATAAAAAATTTGGTGAAGAAGTCAAATTTAGTGGATTAGATGTAGATTTAGATGGAGTTGATATAATAATTAACGCTACACCTATTGGAATGTATCCAAATGTTGATGCTGAACCAATAGTTAAAGCAGAAAATATGAGAGAAGATATGGTGGTTATGGATTTAATCTATAATCCATTAGAAACAGTTTTATTGAAAGAGGCGAAAAAAGTTAATGCAAAAACAATAAATGGATTGGGGATGTTGATATATCAAGGAGCCGTTGCGTTTAAAATATGGACTGGTGTAGAACCAAATATAGAGGTTATGAAAAACGCGATAATTGATAAGATAATTAACCATAGTTCCCATCAAGCAGATAGATATATAAATACCTTAATACTAAATTAA
- a CDS encoding transposase, whose translation MTDGRFLTLLFINPANQHDKDILEENYRVIVKEFKNCVIIGDKGYIDKGLQNLFKLGGVQFIAIKRKNMIKSNEEGMIYSELNKSRKIIETKFSEMIEAYPKHIRSVSKKGLSVKLSLFTIAYNIKKLEKDYYNK comes from the coding sequence ATTACCGATGGGAGGTTTCTAACGTTACTATTTATAAACCCAGCGAATCAACATGATAAAGATATCTTAGAAGAGAATTATAGGGTAATCGTTAAAGAATTCAAAAACTGTGTAATAATCGGAGATAAGGGTTATATTGACAAAGGACTTCAAAATCTATTTAAACTCGGAGGAGTTCAATTCATAGCCATAAAAAGAAAAAACATGATAAAATCGAATGAAGAGGGGATGATATATTCAGAACTGAACAAATCAAGAAAAATAATCGAAACAAAATTTTCAGAAATGATTGAAGCATATCCCAAACACATTCGAAGTGTAAGCAAAAAGGGCTTAAGCGTAAAACTCTCACTCTTCACAATCGCATACAACATCAAAAAATTAGAGAAAGATTATTATAACAAATGA
- a CDS encoding DUF6541 family protein has protein sequence MNILLFIIVLFLIYLINPLKNEEKIITSPFISIFYIIGTSYLLSFLDIPMYKVLYLIPLILIIMLLVIKSKLNSNLFSFKLNLIKHLILIFILLCSMFIGYVIFPKYPCEKWDSQFHMYKIKAIIMEKNIFYKNQEYIRYWHYPSGFHSFTYFLASDVRDIPNTIYFIEVFIVMLFVLSHYYIGECIKKGIGIYTALFVPLNYEFYRILLKAIYPNALGYCIFLILIAFLLRYKSTKNNIYLYLFSFGVFSLIFTHTFPFLMLTLFLVSLMLWDVMYKEYIDISKYIKFFSISILCSLIIIYSKLINDIISYSNTSYVIHNINLITLYNVIIFILGGIGTCYFTTVAIALLFSHQLPFSLFIKCLLATITYIVLFIFGMIFLVKNKKGYFVFYGLLMILWILNNQLIGFKIPFFSALYNSIRWFYNFQILMPVFYGCGLYYISKIIPTKRKLIITAIIITLLSYNAYTTYSTHPKYYWKFYLVGSDEIDAFNFINENNISNELFLNFGQDSGQFIPIFTNNKCVFCWGNGNKFNNVTAKEIINYTWYNNYDEFIHFCKSNNISYVFISKNIKVNYEFFEDEDYFEKIYSKNNITVIEIK, from the coding sequence ATGAACATACTTTTATTTATAATAGTTTTGTTTTTAATTTACTTAATAAATCCATTAAAAAATGAAGAAAAGATTATCACATCCCCATTTATATCCATTTTTTATATAATCGGAACTTCATATTTGCTATCTTTTTTGGATATTCCTATGTACAAAGTATTATATCTTATCCCATTAATTTTGATAATTATGCTATTAGTTATAAAAAGTAAACTTAATAGTAATTTATTCAGCTTCAAATTAAATTTAATAAAGCATCTAATTTTAATATTTATTCTATTATGTTCAATGTTTATAGGATATGTTATATTTCCAAAATATCCATGTGAAAAGTGGGATTCTCAATTCCATATGTACAAAATTAAGGCAATAATAATGGAAAAAAACATATTTTACAAAAATCAGGAGTATATTAGATATTGGCATTATCCGTCAGGATTTCACTCTTTTACATACTTCTTAGCATCTGATGTTAGAGATATACCCAATACAATATACTTTATAGAGGTTTTTATAGTAATGTTGTTTGTTCTTTCTCATTACTATATAGGAGAATGTATAAAAAAAGGAATTGGTATTTATACTGCTTTATTCGTTCCATTAAATTATGAGTTTTATAGAATACTGCTTAAAGCCATATATCCAAATGCACTGGGATATTGCATATTTTTAATATTAATTGCCTTTTTGTTGAGATATAAAAGCACAAAAAATAATATTTACCTTTATTTATTTAGTTTTGGAGTATTTAGCTTAATATTTACACACACATTTCCATTCTTAATGTTAACTTTGTTCTTAGTTTCGTTAATGCTCTGGGATGTTATGTATAAAGAATACATTGATATCTCCAAATACATTAAATTTTTTTCTATCTCAATACTTTGCTCCCTTATAATCATATATTCTAAACTTATCAATGATATAATATCTTACTCTAACACTTCCTATGTCATACATAATATAAACCTTATCACTTTATATAATGTTATTATCTTTATATTGGGTGGTATAGGGACATGTTACTTTACTACTGTGGCTATAGCCTTATTATTCAGCCACCAGCTTCCATTTTCTCTTTTTATAAAGTGTCTGTTAGCTACGATCACGTATATAGTATTGTTTATCTTTGGGATGATTTTCTTAGTGAAAAATAAAAAAGGGTATTTTGTGTTTTATGGTTTACTTATGATACTTTGGATATTAAATAATCAGCTTATTGGCTTTAAAATACCATTTTTTAGTGCATTATATAATTCTATAAGATGGTTCTACAATTTTCAGATTTTAATGCCTGTATTTTATGGTTGTGGTTTGTATTATATAAGTAAAATAATCCCCACAAAAAGAAAACTTATCATTACTGCCATTATTATCACTTTATTAAGTTATAATGCTTACACAACATATTCCACTCATCCAAAATACTACTGGAAATTTTACTTAGTTGGGAGTGATGAAATAGATGCATTTAATTTTATAAATGAAAATAATATATCTAACGAACTATTTTTAAATTTTGGTCAAGACAGTGGGCAATTCATCCCGATATTTACAAATAATAAATGTGTTTTTTGTTGGGGAAACGGCAACAAATTCAATAATGTTACAGCAAAAGAAATAATTAACTATACTTGGTATAATAACTATGATGAATTTATTCATTTTTGCAAAAGCAATAATATAAGCTATGTTTTCATTTCAAAAAATATTAAAGTAAATTACGAATTCTTCGAAGATGAAGATTACTTTGAAAAAATATATAGTAAAAATAACATCACAGTTATAGAAATAAAATAA
- a CDS encoding Rossmann-fold NAD(P)-binding domain-containing protein yields MDKKLNILKIKADLIKYVDVEEIENLPKVKVKSVEEFLEAHRVLGKHVIYRYKDNFEQIFFFVDNGVIFYIPTNGFKSLSDLIDAKSLGLSAEEYYEYLEFENIDEYKKYKSSGFRNIEEYKKAKELGFIGGLQELVKEGIARKIDDKYCIEYLFYGILEEQLFLNDAELYNFALEKGFSNFDELVDALRLGFGDIKEYQDALKRGFKDAYEYNDALSRGFNDAEEYRIAKAIGVSSEKEFKEYRELKRICENFELETFEEGYLLKILMALKLDETINLKDLYNKLKEKEKLMKIKKDMLNKLSNMSVPSWYSTRFATIDDLEEYLENSETISLLGEYSKEGKIFKRIYPPKPSRRIVIIDAISILENIHNLSSESIENLIKKIKNAEFKNVVVITDMATYYKIKGKEICNYLFNECNIKKVESKDEAYDLIIEYIKNFGALVISNASLKDYILNNSKYLSYKEIEDYIIPFTVESGEINLDVELLRKLYTELVTKRIEKIKADVVL; encoded by the coding sequence ATGGACAAAAAGCTAAATATTTTAAAAATAAAGGCAGATTTAATAAAATATGTGGATGTGGAAGAAATAGAAAATTTACCAAAAGTAAAAGTTAAAAGTGTTGAAGAGTTCTTAGAAGCCCATAGAGTTCTTGGAAAACATGTAATTTACAGATATAAGGATAATTTTGAGCAAATATTTTTCTTTGTAGATAATGGAGTTATATTTTACATCCCCACTAATGGATTTAAATCATTGTCAGATTTAATTGATGCAAAATCTTTAGGATTAAGTGCTGAAGAGTATTATGAATACTTAGAGTTTGAAAATATTGATGAGTATAAAAAGTACAAGTCCTCGGGATTTAGAAATATTGAAGAGTATAAAAAAGCTAAAGAACTTGGTTTTATTGGAGGGCTTCAAGAACTTGTAAAAGAAGGCATTGCAAGAAAAATAGATGATAAGTATTGTATAGAATACCTATTTTATGGAATATTAGAAGAGCAGTTATTTTTAAACGATGCTGAACTCTATAACTTTGCATTAGAAAAGGGATTTAGTAACTTTGATGAGTTAGTAGATGCATTAAGATTAGGTTTTGGCGATATTAAAGAATACCAAGATGCATTAAAAAGAGGATTTAAAGATGCGTATGAATACAATGATGCACTAAGTAGAGGGTTTAATGATGCAGAAGAATATAGAATAGCAAAAGCTATTGGAGTGTCAAGTGAAAAAGAGTTTAAAGAGTATAGGGAACTAAAAAGAATATGTGAAAACTTTGAATTAGAAACATTTGAAGAAGGTTATTTATTAAAGATTTTAATGGCTTTAAAGTTAGATGAAACAATAAATCTCAAAGATTTATACAATAAATTAAAAGAAAAGGAAAAATTAATGAAGATAAAAAAAGATATGTTAAACAAACTTTCTAATATGTCAGTACCATCTTGGTATTCTACAAGATTTGCTACGATAGACGATTTGGAAGAATATTTAGAAAATAGCGAAACTATTTCCCTTCTTGGTGAATATAGTAAAGAAGGGAAAATATTTAAGAGAATATATCCACCAAAACCATCAAGGAGAATCGTCATTATCGATGCCATAAGTATTTTGGAAAATATACACAATCTCTCATCTGAATCTATAGAAAACCTTATTAAAAAAATTAAAAATGCTGAATTTAAAAATGTGGTAGTTATAACAGATATGGCAACATACTATAAAATTAAAGGAAAAGAAATTTGCAATTATTTGTTTAACGAATGCAATATTAAAAAGGTTGAATCAAAAGATGAAGCTTATGACCTTATAATAGAATATATCAAAAACTTTGGAGCTTTAGTTATAAGTAACGCCTCACTTAAAGATTATATACTAAATAATTCAAAATATCTATCTTATAAGGAAATTGAAGATTATATTATTCCATTTACAGTTGAAAGCGGAGAAATTAATTTAGATGTTGAGTTATTAAGAAAGTTATATACTGAATTAGTTACGAAAAGAATTGAAAAGATAAAGGCAGATGTGGTATTATGA
- a CDS encoding transposase, with protein MTDGRFLTLLFINPANQHDKDILEENYRVIVKEFKNCVIIGDKGYIDKGLQNLFKLGGVQFIAIKRKNMIKSNEEGMIYSQLNKSRKIIETKFSEMIEAYPKHIRSVSKKGLSVKLSLFTIAYNIKKLEKDYYNK; from the coding sequence ATTACCGATGGGAGGTTTCTAACGTTACTATTTATAAACCCAGCGAATCAACATGATAAAGATATCTTAGAAGAGAATTATAGGGTAATCGTTAAAGAATTCAAAAACTGTGTAATAATCGGAGATAAGGGTTATATTGACAAAGGACTTCAAAATCTATTTAAACTCGGAGGAGTTCAATTCATAGCCATAAAAAGAAAAAACATGATAAAATCGAATGAAGAGGGGATGATATATTCACAACTGAACAAATCAAGAAAAATAATCGAAACAAAATTTTCAGAAATGATTGAAGCATATCCCAAACACATTCGAAGTGTAAGCAAAAAGGGCTTAAGCGTAAAACTCTCACTCTTCACAATCGCATACAACATCAAAAAATTAGAGAAAGATTATTATAACAAATGA
- a CDS encoding glycosyltransferase family 2 protein, with amino-acid sequence MGSNIKKVSIIIPAYNEEKTIQKILKKVLDVELPLEKEIIVVNDGSTDKTKEIVEEFKKNHPNGNIKLLNKKNGGKGSALKVGIKHSTGDIIIIQDADLEYDPNDYPKLIKPILEGKAKVVYGSRLRKIGNKFSHLSFLIGGLGITLITNLLYFTFLTDEPTCYKVFHKELKDILINAEGNKFDWEPEVTAKILRRGYKIYEVPISYYPRTLKEGKKIRWRDGVDAILTLLKWRFKKF; translated from the coding sequence ATGGGTTCAAATATAAAAAAAGTATCTATAATAATTCCGGCATACAATGAAGAAAAAACCATACAAAAAATTTTAAAAAAGGTTTTAGATGTAGAATTACCATTAGAAAAAGAAATTATCGTTGTAAATGATGGTTCAACAGATAAAACAAAAGAAATTGTTGAAGAATTCAAAAAAAATCATCCAAATGGAAATATTAAACTCCTAAATAAAAAAAATGGCGGAAAAGGTAGTGCGTTAAAAGTTGGAATTAAACATTCAACAGGAGATATAATAATCATTCAAGATGCGGATTTAGAATATGACCCAAATGACTATCCAAAACTAATAAAACCAATATTAGAAGGAAAGGCAAAAGTGGTGTATGGTTCAAGATTAAGAAAAATAGGAAATAAATTTTCTCATTTATCATTTTTAATAGGCGGTTTAGGGATAACATTAATTACAAACTTACTTTATTTTACATTTTTAACTGATGAACCTACGTGCTATAAAGTATTTCATAAAGAATTAAAAGATATATTAATAAATGCCGAAGGAAATAAATTTGACTGGGAACCAGAAGTTACTGCAAAGATTTTGAGAAGAGGTTATAAGATTTATGAGGTACCAATAAGTTATTATCCAAGGACTTTAAAAGAAGGTAAAAAAATACGATGGAGAGATGGTGTTGATGCAATTTTAACTCTTTTAAAATGGCGATTTAAAAAATTTTAA
- a CDS encoding flavodoxin family protein yields the protein MKVIGISGSPRPEGNTTLLVREALNAIAEEGIETEFISLADKELNPCIACNMCKETGSCQIIDDVDEILEKMKEADGIILGSPVYFGGVSAQLKMLMDRSRPLRIGFQLRNKVGGAIAVGASRNGGQETTIQQIHNFFLIHSMIVVGDNDPTAHYGGTGVGKSPGDCKDDNIGLETARNLGKKIAEVVKLIKK from the coding sequence ATGAAAGTTATAGGGATAAGTGGTAGTCCAAGACCTGAAGGAAATACAACTTTATTAGTTAGAGAGGCCTTAAATGCTATTGCTGAAGAAGGGATTGAAACAGAATTTATATCATTGGCTGATAAAGAATTAAATCCATGTATTGCATGCAATATGTGTAAAGAGACTGGAAGTTGCCAGATAATTGATGATGTTGATGAGATATTAGAAAAGATGAAAGAAGCTGATGGAATTATACTCGGCTCACCAGTTTACTTTGGAGGAGTTTCAGCTCAGCTAAAGATGTTGATGGATAGGTCAAGACCCTTAAGAATTGGTTTTCAATTAAGAAATAAAGTTGGGGGAGCTATAGCAGTTGGAGCAAGTAGAAATGGTGGGCAGGAAACAACAATTCAACAGATACATAACTTTTTCTTAATACATTCAATGATAGTCGTTGGAGATAACGACCCAACAGCTCATTATGGAGGAACAGGTGTAGGAAAAAGTCCAGGAGATTGTAAAGACGATAACATTGGTTTAGAAACTGCAAGAAACTTAGGTAAAAAGATAGCTGAAGTTGTTAAGTTAATTAAAAAATAA
- a CDS encoding tripartite tricarboxylate transporter permease, with the protein MINLLYLILGIICGTITGLFPGIHPNNIVALSFLILPYFGVDNYIPFLIGLVIAHYFINFIPSAFLGVPDNETAVSALPMHKLTLNGNGYEGVVLAGFGSYLGVVFSIIISLLLVSTNIDINSFYQSAKPFIPFILIVFVLYQILISKSIWEVLVIFLSGIFGIAVLYCNETFNITLTAIFTGMFGIPLLINNLKTYKIKSQMISFPEFELNFLKLSFFASIVGFFRIFLPGISGAQLNYILSKILNEKDLKSFIISQGSIILSNEVFSILAIIFIGTGRSGVANAIRNLNIEINLTYIIFCILIASTISLIILLKLSKYILLFIRKVNFKLLSLFFIVFCSFIIIIGSYKTYLIYHLIVYITSICIGLLALKSNSNLSNMMNVLIFPTILYFLRG; encoded by the coding sequence ATGATAAATCTTCTATATCTAATTTTAGGCATAATATGTGGAACTATTACAGGACTCTTCCCAGGAATTCATCCAAATAATATTGTTGCTTTATCATTCTTAATTTTGCCTTATTTTGGAGTAGATAATTATATTCCATTTTTAATTGGTTTAGTTATTGCTCACTATTTTATAAATTTTATCCCTTCTGCGTTCTTAGGAGTTCCAGATAATGAAACGGCAGTTTCTGCTCTACCAATGCATAAATTAACTTTAAATGGTAACGGATATGAAGGGGTTGTATTAGCAGGATTTGGAAGTTATTTAGGAGTAGTTTTTTCAATAATAATATCTTTATTATTAGTTTCTACAAATATAGATATCAACTCTTTTTATCAATCAGCAAAACCATTTATTCCTTTTATTTTAATTGTCTTTGTTTTATATCAAATTTTAATATCAAAATCAATTTGGGAGGTTTTAGTTATATTCTTATCTGGTATTTTTGGAATTGCTGTTTTGTATTGCAATGAAACGTTTAATATCACTTTAACTGCAATATTTACAGGAATGTTTGGGATTCCTTTGCTTATAAACAATCTAAAAACCTATAAAATAAAAAGTCAGATGATAAGCTTTCCAGAATTTGAGTTAAATTTTTTAAAATTATCATTTTTTGCTTCAATTGTTGGATTTTTTAGAATATTTTTGCCAGGAATTAGTGGAGCTCAGTTAAATTATATACTAAGCAAAATTTTAAATGAAAAGGATTTGAAAAGCTTTATTATCTCTCAGGGAAGTATTATTTTATCGAATGAGGTCTTTTCTATATTGGCAATTATTTTTATTGGAACTGGAAGAAGTGGAGTCGCAAATGCAATACGGAATTTAAATATTGAGATTAATTTAACATATATAATTTTTTGTATTTTAATAGCCTCAACAATATCATTGATTATTTTATTAAAATTATCAAAATACATTCTTCTTTTCATTAGAAAAGTTAATTTTAAACTTCTATCATTATTTTTCATTGTCTTTTGTTCATTTATTATAATAATCGGAAGTTATAAAACTTATCTAATTTACCATCTTATTGTTTATATAACCTCAATTTGTATAGGACTTTTGGCATTAAAAAGCAACTCTAATTTATCAAATATGATGAACGTCTTAATATTTCCAACGATATTGTATTTTTTAAGGGGATAA
- a CDS encoding helix-turn-helix domain-containing protein: protein MKDFIINRLKKFTIEDLMRCILGLQEIEIKVYFDLLENGEGSVLEIAERVNRDRTTVQKALRSLMNCGLVSRKKVTEKVGYKYIYNAVELDKVSDIIEELLDDWYQNVKKWLSYFRECRDEKNY, encoded by the coding sequence ATGAAGGATTTTATCATAAACAGGCTAAAAAAATTTACCATTGAAGATTTAATGAGATGTATTTTAGGACTGCAAGAGATTGAAATAAAGGTTTATTTTGACCTTTTAGAGAATGGAGAGGGTAGTGTATTAGAAATTGCTGAGAGGGTTAATAGGGATAGAACTACTGTGCAAAAAGCTTTAAGAAGCTTAATGAACTGCGGTTTAGTCAGTAGAAAGAAAGTAACAGAGAAAGTTGGATACAAATACATATACAACGCTGTAGAGTTAGATAAAGTGAGTGATATCATTGAGGAGCTATTGGATGATTGGTATCAGAATGTTAAAAAATGGCTTAGCTATTTTAGAGAATGCAGAGATGAGAAAAATTATTAA
- a CDS encoding secondary thiamine-phosphate synthase enzyme YjbQ has translation MLFKYQIKTNKREELIDITPQIVSAISESKVKDGIAVIYVPHTTAGITINENADPSVKHDIINFLSHLIPKNWNFTHLEGNSDAHIKSSLVGCSQTIIIKDGKPLLGTWQGIFFAEFDGPRRREFYVKIIADKEK, from the coding sequence ATGTTATTTAAATACCAAATAAAAACAAATAAACGAGAAGAGCTAATAGATATAACCCCACAAATAGTTTCAGCAATATCTGAATCAAAAGTTAAAGATGGGATAGCAGTTATCTATGTCCCACACACAACCGCTGGAATAACTATAAATGAAAATGCCGACCCGTCAGTAAAGCATGATATAATAAACTTCCTCTCTCATCTTATTCCAAAAAATTGGAATTTTACACACTTAGAAGGGAACTCAGATGCACATATAAAAAGCTCTTTAGTAGGCTGTTCTCAAACAATTATTATTAAAGATGGAAAACCATTATTAGGAACTTGGCAGGGAATATTTTTTGCTGAATTTGATGGACCGAGAAGAAGAGAGTTTTATGTAAAAATAATAGCTGATAAAGAAAAATAA
- a CDS encoding glycosyltransferase family protein, with protein MDIKHRIPILLLVLYIILGGIIQYNGISEFKSLPSPIYGGDYYYQMGVIWHIREGGNPLESSSMVGGMPGYLPLYAYICAKFCDLFNLDTMKGMFYFSIVLFVVASVIWFCLFRVLFKDDWIALIGVVLANGISAYPILKYTNFTHQIMLPLFILTLYLAFKERKIIYYVSLGLVYGLLTLSHMVAFVGATLIIATFVIYEMYKNKDRILEYLKENIKNWGIFGIVALPILMLYWYKPIFVYHLHRPYDRIHMDIMDFGRLDVQIKFLFNTLSSYLLNFKSIGGIITTVLVWLGIYGYYKSENSDLKEFLKIFAIGSVFATFCYFVTEPLFGINFIPTYMSYFYIWATAILFALFGINYVKNHLRLHEVENISKKLVVFGTIFVILLANTTFAFVNYINNDRWANVGKHPMPDVYISLQNYLLKNTDVNDVILSTKELSFVINAISGRKVMVNRWAQQNDPYMNLPQRDMDASIILYGNDTKKKLELIRKYNISYLYWDYYWINSEFQFDNNGRIIGMYDPLMTYDTKENREYLDKYGVKYIPMNFWIDPSCRNDNIRKFNILVISPQNYYNFTNPWKPDLNKYLVEVWNYTYNGQKIAALYKIKVD; from the coding sequence ATGGATATCAAACATAGAATACCAATTTTGTTATTGGTTTTATATATTATTCTTGGAGGGATTATTCAATATAATGGAATTTCAGAGTTTAAATCTTTGCCGTCACCAATCTATGGTGGAGATTATTATTATCAGATGGGGGTTATTTGGCATATTAGAGAAGGAGGAAATCCATTAGAGAGTTCCTCAATGGTTGGAGGGATGCCTGGTTATCTTCCATTATATGCCTATATTTGTGCTAAATTTTGTGATTTATTTAATTTAGATACAATGAAAGGAATGTTTTATTTCTCTATAGTGTTATTTGTTGTGGCGAGTGTTATATGGTTCTGCCTATTTAGAGTTTTGTTTAAAGATGATTGGATAGCTTTAATTGGGGTGGTTTTAGCAAATGGTATAAGTGCATATCCAATATTGAAATATACAAACTTTACTCATCAAATTATGTTACCTTTATTTATCCTTACTTTATATTTAGCATTTAAAGAAAGGAAAATAATTTATTATGTCTCATTGGGATTAGTTTATGGATTATTGACCTTATCTCACATGGTTGCATTTGTTGGAGCAACTTTAATAATAGCAACTTTTGTTATTTATGAGATGTATAAAAACAAAGATAGAATTTTGGAATATTTAAAAGAAAATATAAAAAATTGGGGAATTTTTGGGATTGTTGCATTGCCTATATTGATGCTTTATTGGTATAAGCCAATATTTGTTTATCATCTACATAGACCTTATGATAGGATTCATATGGATATTATGGATTTTGGAAGATTGGATGTTCAAATAAAATTCTTGTTCAATACTCTAAGTTCTTACCTACTTAACTTTAAGTCAATAGGTGGAATTATAACAACAGTGTTGGTTTGGCTTGGTATTTATGGATATTACAAGTCAGAAAACAGCGATTTAAAAGAATTCTTAAAAATCTTTGCAATAGGTTCAGTATTTGCCACATTTTGTTATTTCGTAACCGAACCTCTATTCGGGATAAACTTTATCCCTACATACATGTCTTACTTTTACATTTGGGCAACTGCAATATTATTTGCTTTGTTTGGAATAAATTATGTTAAAAATCATTTAAGATTGCACGAAGTTGAAAATATTTCAAAAAAATTGGTTGTTTTTGGAACGATATTTGTAATTTTACTTGCAAATACAACATTTGCTTTCGTTAATTACATAAACAACGATAGATGGGCAAATGTTGGGAAACACCCAATGCCAGATGTTTACATATCTTTACAAAATTATTTACTAAAAAATACTGATGTAAATGATGTTATATTATCAACAAAAGAGTTAAGCTTTGTAATTAATGCAATTAGTGGAAGGAAGGTTATGGTTAATAGATGGGCTCAACAAAATGACCCATATATGAATTTGCCTCAAAGAGATATGGATGCCTCTATAATTTTGTATGGAAATGATACAAAGAAAAAATTAGAATTAATAAGGAAATATAACATATCCTACCTATACTGGGATTATTATTGGATAAATTCAGAGTTTCAATTTGATAATAATGGAAGAATAATTGGAATGTATGATCCTCTAATGACTTATGACACAAAAGAAAATAGAGAATATTTAGATAAATATGGGGTAAAATATATCCCTATGAATTTTTGGATAGACCCTTCATGTAGAAATGATAATATTAGGAAATTCAACATTTTGGTTATTTCACCTCAGAATTATTACAATTTTACAAATCCATGGAAACCCGATTTAAATAAATATTTGGTTGAAGTTTGGAATTATACTTATAATGGACAGAAAATAGCTGCCCTATATAAAATTAAGGTGGATTAA